A genomic segment from Dethiosulfovibrio russensis encodes:
- the dnaG gene encoding DNA primase: MGDDVDRIKSRLDVVDIVGDYVKLTRSGRNYKGLCPFHEEKTPSFYVSQERQSWHCFGCGKGGDIFSFVMEKEGLSFSEALSLLARRAGIEIESYRRSDGSGKKTLFDIMEEACSLFRKCMDGDQGSVPRGYLDRRMIPPQVRSSFELGWSPPSWSFMVQYIKEKGISLKDAERCGLVLRGDRGPYDRFRGRVIFPIRDITGRLVAFGGRIVDGDGAKYLNSPETEIYSKRRTLYLIDKAKGAIRNGGHSIIVEGYMDALRLHMEGYSQTVATLGTALTEDQATILKRLADEVFICYDADQAGQAAAIRGMYVLQKAGLSVKVVALPEGQDPDDLLRSDGGKASFDGCLEKALPLIEHHIKLLSPAIKDDRTRKSAIHDLLEGLSHIDVTDVSPYLPSLAALLGIRDFEVLDALEKVRSGRRKSGRFVDTVIPPSLSDEDRDSQEMPPLPEIALISLLWSECDLRRKCDTREVVELLSDPRLKLMAGSIMMGESPSSLEKRWLEMGETFQLRVLARGGAYLDEFTQNSDWKWRHFCHLLYRQKGQMRYNELRVKMLKGEATTREIREMEDLRQKLVSQKGS, from the coding sequence GTGGGCGATGACGTGGATAGAATAAAATCCAGACTAGATGTAGTGGATATCGTCGGAGATTACGTAAAACTGACCAGGAGCGGGAGAAACTACAAAGGTCTCTGCCCTTTTCATGAAGAAAAAACTCCTTCTTTCTACGTATCCCAGGAGAGACAGTCTTGGCATTGTTTCGGATGCGGGAAGGGGGGAGACATTTTCAGTTTTGTCATGGAAAAAGAGGGGCTTTCTTTTTCTGAAGCTCTCTCCCTTCTGGCTCGCAGAGCAGGTATAGAGATCGAGTCATATCGACGAAGCGACGGATCCGGTAAAAAAACTCTTTTCGACATAATGGAGGAGGCTTGTTCCCTTTTCAGAAAATGTATGGATGGGGATCAGGGGAGTGTCCCTCGAGGGTATCTGGATCGTAGGATGATCCCTCCCCAGGTCCGGTCGTCATTCGAGTTGGGATGGTCCCCCCCCTCTTGGTCTTTTATGGTCCAATATATCAAGGAAAAAGGGATATCCTTGAAGGACGCGGAGAGGTGTGGACTCGTCCTCAGAGGAGATCGAGGTCCTTACGATAGATTCCGAGGTAGGGTCATCTTTCCGATCAGGGATATCACCGGTCGCTTAGTTGCTTTTGGTGGACGTATCGTCGATGGCGACGGAGCAAAGTATCTCAATAGCCCTGAGACCGAGATCTACAGCAAAAGGAGAACCCTTTATCTGATAGACAAGGCTAAGGGGGCTATAAGAAACGGCGGGCACTCGATAATAGTCGAGGGATATATGGATGCCTTGCGACTTCACATGGAGGGCTATTCTCAGACGGTAGCGACCTTAGGTACTGCTTTGACGGAAGATCAGGCGACCATATTAAAACGATTGGCCGATGAGGTCTTCATCTGTTACGATGCAGATCAGGCGGGACAGGCTGCGGCAATAAGGGGTATGTACGTCCTTCAGAAAGCAGGATTATCTGTAAAGGTCGTCGCTCTTCCCGAGGGACAGGATCCGGACGATCTTTTGAGGTCCGACGGTGGGAAGGCCTCTTTCGACGGTTGTCTGGAAAAGGCCTTGCCCCTGATAGAACATCATATAAAATTGCTATCTCCTGCCATCAAGGATGATAGGACCAGAAAGTCGGCGATTCACGATCTTCTAGAGGGCCTTTCACACATAGACGTGACCGATGTCTCTCCCTATCTTCCCTCTTTAGCCGCTTTGTTGGGCATCAGGGATTTCGAGGTGTTGGATGCATTGGAGAAGGTTCGTTCCGGACGCAGGAAGAGCGGCCGTTTTGTCGATACAGTGATCCCTCCATCCCTTTCGGATGAGGACAGGGATAGCCAGGAAATGCCTCCTTTGCCTGAGATAGCTCTGATCTCCTTGCTCTGGAGCGAGTGTGATCTTCGTAGAAAATGCGATACCCGAGAGGTCGTGGAACTTCTCTCCGATCCGAGACTTAAACTCATGGCCGGTTCCATAATGATGGGAGAATCCCCCTCCTCTCTGGAGAAGCGATGGCTCGAGATGGGGGAGACCTTTCAGCTTCGTGTTTTAGCCCGAGGAGGAGCCTATCTGGACGAATTCACTCAAAATTCCGACTGGAAATGGCGACATTTTTGTCATCTTCTCTATCGCCAAAAGGGGCAGATGAGGTATAATGAACTTCGTGTAAAAATGCTCAAAGGGGAGGCTACGACCCGGGAAATAAGGGAAATGGAGGACCTTCGACAGAAACTGGTATCCCAGAAAGGTTCCTGA